A genomic region of Zea mays cultivar B73 chromosome 6, Zm-B73-REFERENCE-NAM-5.0, whole genome shotgun sequence contains the following coding sequences:
- the LOC103629584 gene encoding 60S acidic ribosomal protein P3-like encodes MGVYTFVCRSAGGGEWTAKQHSGEIEASAATPYELQRRLVASASAADSASGVQSSFSMVTPSSAVFQVIVGGGAMMVSGGGGGGASAAASGGAAAEAPKEEKKEEEKEESDDDMGFSLFD; translated from the exons ATGGGCGTCTACACCTTCGTGTGCCGCAGCGCCGGCGGCGGCGAGTGGACCGCCAAGCAGCACTCCGGCGAGATCGAGGCGTCCGCCGCCACCCCCTACGAGCTGCAGCGCCGCCTCGTCGCCTCCGCCTCCGCGGCCGACTCCGCGTCCGGCGTCCAGTCGTCCTTCTCCATGGTCACCCCCAGCTCCGCCGTCTTCCAG GTGATCGTCGGTGGTGGCGCGATGATGgttagtggcggcggcggcggcggcgcgtccGCCGCCGCGTCGGGTGGTGCTGCGGCCGAAGCTCCcaaggaggagaagaaggaagaggagAAGGAAGAGAGCGACGACGACATGGGATTCTCCCTGTTCGACTAG
- the LOC100277347 gene encoding uncharacterized protein LOC100277347 has translation MKRDGWQHGAVRGSRSKVLRTAAGDDNSDADAVVETAAAAARKPTNASRSTGKCRRARCAGCHAHPVSKARDKAKGARKLRACDVALNHRLVSWRVVDQGPGYSGASASSLLAYLAGGSSWHEEEEDDDEGGAAPDGRLSDLYDLFVGRGQEEDGVDAVGEIQAVEEQGLLDAKDGEEEEVEDDGDDMGFCMVGTTIALEFSDGEEDWIVVEEI, from the coding sequence ATGAAGAGGGACGGATGGCAGCACGGCGCCGTCCGGGGCAGCCGCAGCAAGGTGCTGAGGACGGCCGCCGGCGACGACAACTCCGACGCCGACGCGGTCGTGgaaacggcggcggcggcggcgaggaagcCGACGAACGCGTCCCGGAGCACGGGCAAGTGCCGGCGGGCCCGGTGCGCGGGCTGCCACGCGCACCCGGTCTCCAAGGCGCGCGACAAGGCCAAGGGCGCGCGCAAGCTGCGCGCCTGCGACGTCGCGCTCAACCACCGCCTCGTGTCCTGGCGCGTCGTCGACCAGGGCCCCGGGTACAGCGGCGCGTCCGCCTCCTCCCTGCTGGCGTACCTGGCCGGTGGAAGCAGCTGgcacgaggaggaggaggacgacgacgaggGCGGAGCGGCGCCCGACGGCCGGCTCTCTGACCTCTACGACCTCTTCGTCGGCCGCGGGCAAGAGGAGGACGGCGTGGATGCTGTAGGAGAGATTCAGGCAGTTGAAGAGCAGGGGCTGCTGGATGCCAAGGAtggcgaggaggaggaggtggaggacgaCGGCGACGACATGGGGTTCTGCATGGTTGGCACCACCATCGCGCTGGAGTTCTCCGACGGCGAGGAGGACTGGATCGTGGTCGAGGAGATCTGA
- the LOC109940621 gene encoding uncharacterized protein, which translates to MFLPRRRPTRFSLHVVIKFNIANPTIRCQKKLEIDDNKNLQRKIPLMSLTMSVMIIIVTLMKIQSMTRRKNLHLLFLLEGINHMNWHREMEMLIFVKDVQSAMINA; encoded by the exons ATGTTCCTCCCGAGGCGCCGGCCCACGCGCTTCAGCCTCCACGTGGTCATCAAG TTCAACATCGCAAACCCGACCATTAGGTGCCAGAAGAAGCTCGAGATCGATGACAATAAGAATCT GCAAAGAAAGATCCCATTAATGAGCCTTACAATGTCGGTGATGATTATAATAGTGACACTGATGAAGATTCAAAGTATGACGAGGAGGAAGAACTTACATCTTCTTTTTCTGCTAGAGGGAATCAATCACATGAATTGGCACCG AGAAATGGAGATGTTGATATTTGTAAAGGATGTGCAATCTGCAATGATCAACGCCTAG